The following coding sequences lie in one Hippopotamus amphibius kiboko isolate mHipAmp2 chromosome 17, mHipAmp2.hap2, whole genome shotgun sequence genomic window:
- the DOC2B gene encoding double C2-like domain-containing protein beta isoform X2 → MTLRRRGEKATISIQEHMAIDVCPGPIRPIKQISDYFPRFPRGLPPDAGPRAAAPPDAPAGPAAASAGRRSPSDGARDDDEDVDQLFGAYGAGPGPGPGPGPARPPAKPPEDEPDADGYESDDCTALGTLDFSLLYDQENNALHCTISKAKGLKPMDHNGLADPYVKLHLLPGASKANKLRTKTLRNTLNPTWNETLTYYGITDEDMIRKTLRISVCDEDKFRHNEFIGETRVPLKKLKPNHTKTFSICLEKQLPVDKTEDKSLEERGRILISLKYSSQKQGLLVGIVRCAHLAAMDANGYSDPYVKTYLKPDVDKKSKHKTAVKKKTLNPEFNEEFCYEIKHGDLAKKTLEITVWDYDIGKSNDFIGGVVLGINAKGERLKHWFDCLKNKDKRIERWHTLTNELPGAVLSD, encoded by the exons ATGACCCTCCGGCGGCGCGGGGAGAAGGCGACCATCAGCATCCAGGAGCATATGGCCATCGACGTGTGCCCCGGCCCCATCCGGCCCATCAAGCAGATCTCCGACTACTTCCCCCGCTTCCCGCGGGGCCTGCCCCCGGACGCGGGGCCCCGCGCCGCCGCGCCCCCGGACGCCCCCGCGGGCCCGGCCGCGGCCAGCGCGGGCCGCCGCAGCCCCTCCGACGGCGCCCGCGACGACGACGAGGATGTCGACCAGCTCTTTGGCGCCTACGgcgccggccccggccccggcccgggcCCCGGCCCGGCGCGGCCGCCCGCCAAGCCGCCCGAGGACGAGCCGGACGCCGACGGCTACGAGTCCGACGACTGCA CTGCCCTGGGCACGCTGGACTTCAGCCTGCTCTACGACCAGGAGAACAACGCCCTCCACTGCACCATCAGCAAGGCCAAG GGCCTGAAGCCGATGGACCACAACGGGCTAGCAGATCCCTACGTCAAGCTGCACCTGCTGCCAGGAGCCAGTAAG GCAAATAAGCTCAGAACGAAAACTCTTCGAAACACTCTGAACCCCACGTGGAACGAGACCCTCACTTACTACGGGATCACAGATGAAGACATGATCCGAAAGACCCTGCG GATCTCAGTGTGTGATGAGGACAAATTCCGCCACAACGAGTTCATCGGGGAGACGCGTGTGCCCCTCAAGAAGCTGAAGCCCAACCACACCAAGACGTTCAGCATCTGCCTGGAGAAGCAGCTGCCG GTGGACAAGACGGAAGACAAGTCCCTGGAGGAGCGGGGCCGCATCCTCATCTCCCTCAAGTACAGCTCGCAGAAGCAGGGCCTGCTGGTGGGCATCGTGCGCTGCGCACACCTGGCCGCCATGGACGCCAACGGCTACTCGGACCCCTACGTGAAAAC ATACCTGAAGCCAGATGTGGACAAGAAATCCAAACATAAGACAGCGGTAAAGAAGAAAACCCTGAACCCAGAGTTCAATGAG GAATTCTGTTATGAGATTAAGCACGGGGACCTGGCCAAGAAGACCCTGGAGATCACCGTTTGGGATTATGACATTGGAAAATCCAACGATTTCATCG GCGGCGTGGTTCTGGGCATCAACGCCAAGGGAGAGCGCCTGAAGCACTGGTTTGACTGCCTGAAGAACAAGGACAAGCGGATCGAGCGCTGGCACACGCTCACCAACGAGCTCCCGGGGGCCGTGCTCAGCGACTGA
- the DOC2B gene encoding double C2-like domain-containing protein beta isoform X1: protein MTLRRRGEKATISIQEHMAIDVCPGPIRPIKQISDYFPRFPRGLPPDAGPRAAAPPDAPAGPAAASAGRRSPSDGARDDDEDVDQLFGAYGAGPGPGPGPGPARPPAKPPEDEPDADGYESDDCTALGTLDFSLLYDQENNALHCTISKAKGLKPMDHNGLADPYVKLHLLPGASKANKLRTKTLRNTLNPTWNETLTYYGITDEDMIRKTLRISVCDEDKFRHNEFIGETRVPLKKLKPNHTKTFSICLEKQLPVDKTEDKSLEERGRILISLKYSSQKQGLLVGIVRCAHLAAMDANGYSDPYVKTYLKPDVDKKSKHKTAVKKKTLNPEFNEEFCYEIKHGDLAKKTLEITVWDYDIGKSNDFIGERTQWECGVPTCPSRVQQRAGALNQATVPPSWPVGKAGAIDKIQLGPM, encoded by the exons ATGACCCTCCGGCGGCGCGGGGAGAAGGCGACCATCAGCATCCAGGAGCATATGGCCATCGACGTGTGCCCCGGCCCCATCCGGCCCATCAAGCAGATCTCCGACTACTTCCCCCGCTTCCCGCGGGGCCTGCCCCCGGACGCGGGGCCCCGCGCCGCCGCGCCCCCGGACGCCCCCGCGGGCCCGGCCGCGGCCAGCGCGGGCCGCCGCAGCCCCTCCGACGGCGCCCGCGACGACGACGAGGATGTCGACCAGCTCTTTGGCGCCTACGgcgccggccccggccccggcccgggcCCCGGCCCGGCGCGGCCGCCCGCCAAGCCGCCCGAGGACGAGCCGGACGCCGACGGCTACGAGTCCGACGACTGCA CTGCCCTGGGCACGCTGGACTTCAGCCTGCTCTACGACCAGGAGAACAACGCCCTCCACTGCACCATCAGCAAGGCCAAG GGCCTGAAGCCGATGGACCACAACGGGCTAGCAGATCCCTACGTCAAGCTGCACCTGCTGCCAGGAGCCAGTAAG GCAAATAAGCTCAGAACGAAAACTCTTCGAAACACTCTGAACCCCACGTGGAACGAGACCCTCACTTACTACGGGATCACAGATGAAGACATGATCCGAAAGACCCTGCG GATCTCAGTGTGTGATGAGGACAAATTCCGCCACAACGAGTTCATCGGGGAGACGCGTGTGCCCCTCAAGAAGCTGAAGCCCAACCACACCAAGACGTTCAGCATCTGCCTGGAGAAGCAGCTGCCG GTGGACAAGACGGAAGACAAGTCCCTGGAGGAGCGGGGCCGCATCCTCATCTCCCTCAAGTACAGCTCGCAGAAGCAGGGCCTGCTGGTGGGCATCGTGCGCTGCGCACACCTGGCCGCCATGGACGCCAACGGCTACTCGGACCCCTACGTGAAAAC ATACCTGAAGCCAGATGTGGACAAGAAATCCAAACATAAGACAGCGGTAAAGAAGAAAACCCTGAACCCAGAGTTCAATGAG GAATTCTGTTATGAGATTAAGCACGGGGACCTGGCCAAGAAGACCCTGGAGATCACCGTTTGGGATTATGACATTGGAAAATCCAACGATTTCATCGGTGAGAGGACACAGTGGGAATGCGGTGTACCAACATGCCCGTCCCGGGTTCAGCAAAGGGCAGGGGCCCTGAATCAGGCCACAGTCCCACCTTCCTGGCCTGTGGGAAAAGCTGGGGCCATAGACAAGATCCAGCTTGGCCCCATGTGA